CCAACGAGCAGCGGATGGCGGGGCCCGCCGGGCGGGTCAACCAGTTCATGACGCCCGGATCCCGGACCCGGGTGCTGGCCGTCTCCTCGGGGAAAGGCGGCGTGGGGAAGTCCTCGGTGACGGTCAACCTGGCCGTCAGCCTCGCCGCCATGGGCCACGGCGTCGGGATCCTGGACGCCGACGTGTACGGGTACTCGGTGCCGCGGATGCTGGGCCTGACCGAGCGCCCGGCGATAGAGAACGAGCAGATCATCCCTCCGGTCGCCTACGGGGTGACCTGCGTGTCGATGGGGTTCTTCGTCGGTGAGGACCAGCCGGTCATGTGGCGGGGACCGATGCTGCACAAGGCGTTGGAGCAGTTCCTGGTCGACGTGGCCTGGGGGGAGCCCGACTACCTCCTCGTGGACATGCCGCCAGGCACGGGGGACGTGGCCCTCTCGATGGCGCAGTACCTGCCCCGCTGCGAGTTCCTCGTCGTGACCACTCCCCAGTCGGCGGCCCAGCGGGTGGCGCAGAAGACCGCGTACATGGCGCGCAAGCTCAAGCTGCCGCTGCGCGGGGTCATCGAGAACATGTCCTGGTTCACCGGTGACGACGGGAAGCGCTACGAGCTGTTCGGTGCCGGCGGCGGTCAGGAGCTGGCCGACGGCCTCGAGGTCCCCCTGCTCGGCCGGATCCCGCTGGTGCCGGCGGTGCGCGAGGGCGGGGACCAGGGTGCGCCGGTGACGGCCACGGACCCCTCCGGCGAGGCGTCGAAGGCCTTTTCGGCCGTAGCCGAGAGGGTGGCGGAGATGGGACCGGCCCGCATCTACCGCTCCGAGCTCAAGATCCGCTGACGACCGCCGGCGGGGGCGCCAACCGTTTCGGGGGCCAGGACCGTATCTTCGTAACGTGACCGCCACCCCCACCGCCGCCCGGAGCGAGACCGTGCC
Above is a genomic segment from Acidimicrobiales bacterium containing:
- a CDS encoding Mrp/NBP35 family ATP-binding protein, which produces MQTGEILMAEQHQPNEQRMAGPAGRVNQFMTPGSRTRVLAVSSGKGGVGKSSVTVNLAVSLAAMGHGVGILDADVYGYSVPRMLGLTERPAIENEQIIPPVAYGVTCVSMGFFVGEDQPVMWRGPMLHKALEQFLVDVAWGEPDYLLVDMPPGTGDVALSMAQYLPRCEFLVVTTPQSAAQRVAQKTAYMARKLKLPLRGVIENMSWFTGDDGKRYELFGAGGGQELADGLEVPLLGRIPLVPAVREGGDQGAPVTATDPSGEASKAFSAVAERVAEMGPARIYRSELKIR